The DNA window TAAACAATACGTGTTTGTTTTATGCATCTTGATTTGATTTGTATTTTTGATGCATATTTTAATTCCTTgtcaattaatttaattttgttattttcactagtattgttttggtgtaaacgatttacatatttttctagtgaaatTTTTGCCATGAGACATCACACAAGTACATAATTTAAAACTGATGTTTATTTATTAAAGTTTACGTGTgtgttaaaaataaatttcagCTGCATGTTGTGCGCATGTGTTGACAACACCAGAGcacaacactaacttctgatacacacattATAATACTTTAATTAATTTGCTTTACGTTTATGAGCAAAattcctttcaagtggtatcagagtcaaCGCTTGATACACTAAGGGATTGATTctggtttattgttgttttaACAAGAAATTTAACAGAATCCCAATGGAAATACTGTCTACCAACACTACtcttttgaaggaaaaatgctGGCTGCAAGTCAAGCCACACGGTGTTGCCTCAGGTTTTGCAACACCACTTCAAAATCCTTGTGTCTCAATGCTAAATCTCACAGTGACTCAAGTAATCATGAAATCCAGATTACTAATTCTGATGAACTCACCTTTGAAGGTGTGCAGGCTATGTATGAAGTGCTATACGAAGATTGGATCAAAAGAAATGTAACAAATTTTGTGCGCTCAAAGGAAAATACTGAGTTAAAGAGTAGTTTGTCTCGACTGCAAGTCTTGTTGAGTAGGAAGGACCTCGAACTGTGCAAAGTCAAGTATGATCTTGAGAAGGCCTCAAAGACTCTTGCTAAATTCAGCTCAAGTTCATCAAAACTTGACTCAATGCTAACTATGGGAAATGACAACAGAACTGGTCTTGGATATGTTGAAAGCGCATATGAACATGGTGAAACTTCCAACTCTGAATCAAAATCAACCTTGTTTGTAAAGGAAAGTGAAGACTGCTATGTCCCCTTAATAGTGAACCCTTCTATGAAGTCTCTGCCAATTTCAAAGCAAGCCTCAGAACGAATGCTGAATCACAACAGAGTTTCTTCCTTTCCTTTGAAAGTTGATCGTTATTGAATATGTCCGGAATCAAGATGCCAGTGTCAGCTTCTAAACCACAGCAAAGAAAGCGACTTGTTATATGCCATATTGTCATAAACTTGAGCACATCATGTAATAGCCCAACCTTTTATTATGTTAATCCTTatggtttattattgttatgatcatgttttatgctttactggttgagattatgttgaaTGGTTACTGGTTATGGATATCTTTATTGAAatggttattgttttaatattatgttcatagttggtgaggattatggaaatgaatgggtagaatagaaagttgacTTGAGCCAAATAGAAAATGGAAGTGCAGAAATGGTATGACAAacgtggcagtagttgtggtttttagtataatgttttgtatattgatccaattgatgtgaggccgcttccattagaaagataagatataaggctataactttcttattttgagttttgttcaaatcctaagggaagacgagccaaaatcagcccgaagtgtgtcgtgtgtttcgttgttcctgcactgacacatgttgggagaatgggcataactttttactcagacctccaaatgacctgaaattttgGGAGACACAAGAaaacacatagggctacaactttcatgttgaccACTTTTACTAATTCTGaatttaaaaatgagtttttggcaGAATACagagcgcatatgcgccagaacccgcgcatatgcgcccggtgGGCAGTAcaggtcgcgcatgtgcgcccagaaagtcgcgcatatgcgcccagcactctgtataaaaattaaaaacacgTTTTTAGGCAATAAAAAGTTTATATATTGCCTTGGATAGGGCTTATTCTTATTCTCTCTTCTCCTTGTTCGATCAAACCCTTCCTCCCTCAAGTTTTCTTCCCTTCAATTCTTCACTCCAAATTTAAGGATCATAGCATATTTCTTAGTTGTTCCTACCTAAATCTTCAAACTTCAAGGTAAGAACTTACCATTCTTGGAGTTTATAAGGGTTTGGAGTATTGAGGGTTAAGTTGGGTTCATGATTCATTGAATTATTGGAGATgatttatgattgtgattgttactattgttgtaggattcatTCAAACTCATCATAGCCATCATAGTGATTGTGGAGTGTAAGTAGAAGTTCTCTTTCaattgctcacatgatatttatatgtataaaaGCCATGTTTATTGATAATTAGCTCCTTTCATTGGTGTATACTTGAGTTATATCTTATTATATATTCATTGTTCAAGTATTTTCATTGAATTCATTGATCAAGGAGCTAATAAACCTTTGTGTTCATCAAGTGTTTGATGTAATGCCTCAATGAAAGTCCCTATGATTAAAGTcaaggaatgatagtaattcatgcatgtcattggccaatcacatgattatgagtatctctcacagttttggtatatttatatatcaaagagatactatccacaggtcacaggtcacaggtcacagTACTGTCATTTCCTTCCTTTAATTCATGATATTATACCCTTTAAATTGATTGGAGATTTATGATTCATTCTTTACCGCCATTGCCACAGCCATGATCTAATCCAagctatgtatatgtaattgCTATGTACAGCTTCTTACTTACTGagattattctcattccagttatgtcatgtgatgcaggtgataaaaaGGACTGAAATGGATTGTTCAAGGTGGGGGAAGTCATATAAGAGGCCAAGGGAAAGATTTTCTATCATGTCTTTTTTTAGGGAGGAGTGAACATATATAAAGTTTTACAAACATCATGTATTTGGTTGAATGTGTTGGCTTGTAGTTATGTGTTGGAGGATATTTTGTGAATGTTCATatatattagtatagattatgTTTATGATGTAAAGGATATATTGTTCTTTCCCTTTTAAATGCTAAAGCTTCCGCATATGGTAATTAGTTAATGTTATTGTCATGGGAGTGGGTtgcttcaattggtatcagagcgaaagtTCTTGGACCGTATATGACTTCTTCTACCTAGGACAATCCGGTATGTTTTCGATCCTGCATCTATTGATTTTAATATTGAGAGTTgatcatattccattgttattgaTGTATTTTCTTCATATCTATGTTAAAGTGAGCTTACATATAGGAAATGCCTCCTAAACGAAAGGTTACTGAAGGAGATGATAGGACCCTACTACTGATAGGACTACCAACGTTGTAGATGAATTCAGTAAATTAATACAAGAACAGGCGAAAGTTCATGGTGAACAAATTCAACAGTTGTTGAGCCTGCATACCTCAACCCAAGGTCATGGTCAAGGAAGAGGACAGATTAGAGTGGAAAGCACCGAAGGTAGTTCCTATGAATTTTTCAGGCGTATGAACCCTCCCGAATTTGTCGGTGGTGCCGATCCACTCGTAGCTTTGGAATGGGTTAAATCTTTGGAGGCTATATTTGACTATCTGAAGTTCACTGATCGAGATAGAGTGAGCTGTTCTGTGTTTATGCTAGTGAAAGCTGCTCGCATCTGGTGGGAAGCTACGAAAGTGACTGTCAATGTTCGCGAGTTAAAATGGGAAGAGTTCAAAGAGTTATTTTATGCCAAGTACTTTTCAAGAGAAGTTAAAGCAAAGAAGGTCAAAGAATTTCTTGAGTTGAGGCAAGACTCCTTGTCTGTTGCTGAATATACATTGAAATTTGAAGAAGGATGCGTGTTTGTTTCATTTATTGCTGAAAATGATAAAGACAAAGGAGAACACTTCCTTCGTGGGTTAAAACCAGAAATTCGAAGGGATGTTCATATGGCCAAGGTGATCACTTATCAAGACATTGTTGAAAGAGCCTTACTTGCTGAGCACGATGAACAAGAAATTGAAAAGGAGCAGGAATTAAGAAGGCAAGCTTTTCAAGCGAGAGGTCAAGGGGAAAGTACTAGTGCTCGAGGTGGTCACAAAGGAAAAGGCAAAATGGAACAACGTAATAAACCTTCTGCGCCTTCTTCAGAGATGGAGCGACCATTatgtcctaaatgtggcaagCCACATAAAGGGGAATGTCTAGTGGGAAGTGGCCGATGTTATAGGTGCAAAGAAATGGGGCATACCGCACAAAAATGTCCTCTCTCCTCTGATAAAGGAAAAGTTCAAGGAAGAATCTTTACGATGACAAAAGAAGGAGCCAATCCTGATTCTTCAGTCATATCAGGTAATATTCTAATATCTGGAAAGGAAGCACtgacattgattgatactggtgcaactCATTCCTTTATGTCTGAAGTATTTATGCACTCCTTATCTCGCGAGCCTACTATCATGCCTTTACAATTCAATATTATGTTGCCTTCTGGTGATGAGATTTGTCCTACTAGTATTCTTAAGGCATGTCCAGTACAGATAGGTTCGAGATTGTTGTATGCTGATTTTATTGTAATTCCAatggttgctttcgatgttATTTTGGGTATGGATTGGTTATACGCTTATCATGGTGTGATCAACTGTGTGGAAAAGACCGTGAGGTTTGTAACTGATGGTCATGAGGGTGATAAATTTATTGGGCTAGGTTCCTCGTTAAATATTTCCCTTATTTCTTGTCTCCAAGCTACGAAATTATTGAATAAGGGTTGTACTGGTTTTCTTGCCTTAGTATCAGATGTGAATAGGGATAGTAATTTGCAAATTCAGGATATTGACGTGGTTCAGGATTATCCTGATGTATTTGCTGATGATGTGCCTGGCTTACCTCCTGATCGAgaggtagagtttgttattgaattgagtcCAGGTACAGCCCCAATTTCTAAagctccatacagaatggctgtagtgacccgttccagaatcacctactaatcaagaactaagcatgcaactaacttaattaataataatcagagataattgcggaaaaggccaacaaacgatagttatacaacccaatcgaaatccagaacaactcgaaactaaaaatgaaaatatgcggtacaaccatatcgaaacaaaacagTACTGAAGAACTAACTCAACccgctactcactgtcctcctcctgctcttcctgagccatccaacctgaggcctgccccgtgggaatggggtgtccaagataaacaaaaccgaggacgtgagcgataagaacgcccagtacaaaagcatgagtatacaagcctatatgaaatgcacatgctatgatatgataccagggtagtcaagaaacaggagtaacaaaggatctcaaaatgctcagtctagaggcgccaagtggatagtgccgcgcggtactcctctgggtcactgcatccactacaagaacagacgtggacctaaaatgtcccggatcaccgaagccctccggacccgtcggccactgtgtactctcggtgtccatgcgtccacaagacaagacagggctgagcggccccacaagatatagcttatctcgaaagagatatagctcaacagtaaaggctatctcgaaggagatacggctcaacatgaaatgcaacatgcatcataaaacgtgacataatagcatgcatcatatgacatatatcaatgcaccacataatcatgcaacacatataaggatgtatactcgaccaggatatctcggatagtacttccgtacctctatcacagcaggcctagccttacgcaacaccgctaatcaggtctagaacaagcctacgcatcaaaagcatactcaatgaacaatactaccatgctcgactagcaaaaccagtactaccaaaggtttagggtttacctccgtccgtcgacagccctttgatgtcgattgcctcgtaactcaggcgtcgctacgctaccaatcctggcagctcttggctatcgctcgaccgacaactaaccctagaaaccttccaaacctctcaaatatgagacacaactcaagaatttgcaatgcaaaatgaggaattccgagcactatttataggctatgttcggatccaccgaacccacttcggaacgtccgaactcctacgtgtccatcggctcttgacacctcatgatcggatccaccgaacctacacttcggatcatccgaacttgcatgtaaactgacgtgtcgatcaactcttgacacctcatgatcggatccaccgaacccacttcggatcgtccgaactcttcggtgctaccgaaccatcttcggtccgtccgatcatgaccacggtcaaaattacacattaaaccttcttaatcaccattaatccgttaattacccaatttggaattcgggctactacattctcccccccttaaaagatttcgtcctcgaaatcaggcttagaggatgaacaaaacgaaataacaacatcgttattacatctcaactgttgttgaatacaactgatatttcgattacaactgcaaaacacaaacatatacaaaacataactcaaaagagctctggatgctccgaacgcatacgactctctagctcccaagtggcttcttcagtgcctctgcgttgccactgaactaagacaagaggaatgatcttattccgcaacaccttgtctttgcgatcgaggatccgcactggtcgttccacgtaagacaaattcgaatttagttgaacttcagagggatgcaagatgtgagactcatctgctacgtatcgtctcaacaaagatacgtggaacacatcatgaatacttgataggtacggcggcaaagcaagtctgtaagccaaatctcccacgctttccaatatttcaaatggaccaataaatctcggagacagcttacccttgagaccaaatctcaaaatcctgcgaaaaggcgaaactcggagaaacactttctcacctggctgaaaataaagaggtcgccgcttggtgttcgcataactagcctgtcgatcctgagcgatcttaatccgtttcttgattattgcaaccttatcaatagcctgctggactaactccggtccctcaacatgtcgttccccaacttcatcccaaaataatggagtacgacaacgtcgcccatacaacgcctcaaatggtgccataccaatactacgatgatagctgttgttgtacgcgaactcatcaaaggcaaatgatcctgccaagcggttccgaaatccatcacacaagctctcatcatatcctcaattgtacggatagtcctctccgtctgaccgtcggtctctggatgataagctgtacttaaacttagggacgtacccaataccgcctggaaactaccccaaaatcgtgaggtaaaacgaggatctctgtcactgacaatactaactggcaccccatgcaaacgtacaatctcttgaatgtacaatcgagccatacgatcgaaagtgaaatcacggttatatggcagaaaatgagcagacttggtgagtcgatccaccactacccaaatagcatcactattcctcgaagacaatggtaagtgagtaatgaaatccatcgcgatatgctcccacttccattcgggaataggtaagttcaacaataatcctcccggtcgacggtgctctgccttaacctgctgacaaacaagacacttggaaacaaactgataaacgctgcgcttcatccctttccaccaaaatcgtgtcctcaaatctttatacatcttgttgcttcccggatggacactcaacttgcttcgatgagcctgagccaagatctcttccctcaaagtatcatcctttggtaccacaacccgattagacaaacacagaagaccattagactgataatggaaattgctatctccaccaaccaatcgggctaatctctgagtcttgagatcagacatctgtgcatctcgaatccgagcgaacaaagctggctcagataaaatggtagcaacacgaatgctctccatacctttccgatgtttgaaattaaatcccaatgaacaacaatcctggatagtactaatcatagcactggtctgaagtgcagaggctctcaccttgcgactaagagcatcggctgtgagattcgcagaacctggatggtatttgatctcgcagtcataatctttaagtagatccatccaacgacgttgtctcatgttcaactcagcctgagtgaacagatacttcagactcttatgatcagtaaaaatttcaaacttaaccccgtacaagtaatgacgccagatcttcagcgcgaacacaatagcagctaattctagatcatgaataggatacttttcctcgtgaggtttcaactgtctggaagcataagcgatcacatgaccattctgcgtcaacacacaccctaagccttgaaaagaagcatcggtgtaaacactgagaccatcagatcctgacggtaacgccaaaacaggtgcagaagtcagaagtcgacgaagctctctgaaactatcttcgcactcagatgaccactcaaatggaacatccttccgagtaagttgcgtcaatggtctagctacctgagagaaattcacgatgaagcgacgataataccctgccagacctagaaaactacggatctcagccaccgtcgtcggacgtgaccaattcagcactgcctcaatcttgctaggatccacagaaattccttccttggaaatcacatgaccaagaaatactacacgatcaatccagaactcgcacttactcagcttagcatacaattgcttctcgcgaagaatctgcaacacaatcctcaagtgctggatatgctcttccacactgtgagaataaatcaagatatcgtcgataaaaaccacaacaaactgatctagaaaatcccgaaagactcggttcattagatccatgaacactgctggcgcattcgtcaatccaaatggcataactagaaactcgtaatgcccatatcgagtacgaaatgcagtcttggaaatatcatcatctctaactctcatctgatgataacccgatcgcaagtcaatcttggagtaaacagaggtaccctgaagctgatcgaacaagtcatcaatacgaggtaatggatacttgtttttgatcgtcacacgattcagctggcgataatcaatgcacaatcgcatagatccatctttcttcttgacaaacaagactggagctccccaaggtgaaacactcgggcgaatataacctttatcaagaagatcctgcaattgctgcttcaattctctcatctctgacggagcaagacgatagggggcacgagaaatcggtgcagtccctggcattaactcaatgccaaattccacctctctaaccggaagaaaaccaggaatctcatctgggaaaacatcaggaaattcacaaaccactggaatatcatctataccaacactacctgtggaggaatcaatcgcatagatgaggtagccttccccgcccgcctctaaagcacgacaggctttcagagcagataccactggcatcggaggtcgcgctccctcaccatagaaaaaccaactagatctctcagtcgtacgaaactgaacaactgaacaagcttctggtaacaatccacggtagctcggtaggtagtcaatagatctatacctagaatacaatcaaaatcttccatctccaggatcataagattcgcaatcaattcgttaccctcaaaatctaagggacaacccatcactagacgcttcgctaacaccgaatgacccatcggggtagaaacggaaagaatgacgtctagagaaacatatggtaacttatgacgcataacaaatcgtcctggtcaccccaacgacctacacttccctgactactctcatcaccaaagtggtcagccatcgctacaagatagaatggggaaaatggtaaaatggtcaacgaaaatcccaaaacagaatctatatcccaaaatcgtaagcatgctctgataccataaatgtagtgacccgttccagaatcacctactaatcaagaactaagcatgcaactaacttaattaataataatcagagataattgcggaaaaggccaacaaactatagttatacaacccaatcgaaatccagaacaactcgaaactaaaaatgaaaatatgcggtacaaccatatcgaaacaaaacagTACTGAAGAACTAACTCAACccgctactcactgtcctcctcctgctcttcctgagccatccaacctgaggcctgccccgtgggaatggggtgtccaagataaacaaaaccgaggacgtgagcgataagaacgcccagtacaaaagcatgagtatacaagcctatatgaaatgcacatgctatgatatgataccagggtagtcaagaaacaggagtaacaaaggatctcaaaatgctcagtctagaggcgccaagtggatagtgccgcgcggtactcctctgggtcactgcatccactacaagaacagacgtggacctaaaatgtcccggatcaccgaagccctccggacccgtcggccactgtgtactctcggtgtccatgcgtccacaagacaagacagggctgagcggccccacaagatatagcttatctcgaaagagatacagctcaacagtaaaggctatctcgaaggagatacggctcaacatgaaatgcaacatgcatcataaaacgtgacataatagcatgcatcatatgacatatatcaatgcaccacataatcatgcaacacatataaggatgtatactcgatcaggatatctcggatagtacttccgtacctctatcacagcaagcctagccttacgcaacaccgctaatcaggtctagaacaagcctacgcatcaaaagcatactcaatgaacaatactaccatgctcgactagcaaaaccagtactaccaaaggtttagggtttacctccgtccgtcgacagccctttgatgtcgattgcctcgtaactcaggcgtcgctacgctaccaatcctggcagctcttggctatcgctcgaccgacaactaaccctagaaaccttccaaacctctcaaatatgagacacaactcaagaatttgcaatgaaaaatgaggaattccgagcactatttataggctatgttcggatccaccgaacccacttcggaacgtccgaactcctacgtgtccatcggctcttgacacctcatgatcggatccaccgaacctacacttcggatcatccgaacttgcatgtaaactgacgtgtcgatcaactcttgacacctcatgatcggatccaccgaacccacttcggatcgtccgaactcttcggtgctaccgaaccatcttcggtccgtccgatcatgaccacggtcaaaattacacattaaaccttcttaatcaccattaatccgttaattacccaatttggaattcgggctactacaatggctccaactgaaatgaaagaattgaagaatcaattacaggagctattagataaagggTTTATCCGTCCTAGTTCCTCCCCATGGGGAGCCCCGGTTTTGttcgtgaaaaagaaagatggatcgttgaggttatgcattgattatcgtgaactcaacaaggtaactattaaaaataaatatcctttaCCTCGAATCGACGATctttttgatcaattgcaaggggccactgtattttcaaaaatcgatcttcgatccggatatcatcaattGAAAGTGAGAACGGAGGACATacccaagactgcttttagaacgaggtatggccattatgaatttttggtgatgtcgtttggattaactaatgctccttcagtgtttatggatttgatgaatcgtgtctttaagccgtatttggatgcttttgtgattgtatttattgacgacattctgaTATATTCAAAGACACAAGAACTGCATAGGGAGCATTTGAGGATCATATTAAAGACATTGAGAGAGAAGCAATTATATGCGAAGttaaagaaatgtgagttttggttagagCAAGTGGCGTTTTTGGGCCACATCGTGTCAAAAGAAGGAATAGCAGTTGATCCGTCCAAGATTGAATCTATTAAGCAATGGTCTATTCCAAAGACAGTTTCAGAGGTACGAAGTTTCCTTGGCTTGGCAGGGTATTACAGACGATTCATAGCAGACTTCTCGAAAATAGCATTGCCATTGACAAGTTTGACACGGAAAACTACCAAGTTTGAATGGACCATTGAATGCCAACAAGCTTTCCAAACCTTGAAAGATAAGTTAACTTCTGCCCCTGTATTAGTACTTCCCTGTGGCACTcaggattttgttgtgtatacaGATGCTTCAAAGCAGGGATTAGGTGCGGTGTTGATGCAACGTGGGAAAGTaatcgcttatgcttctcgtcagctaAAAgaatacgagaagaattatcccacacatgatttGGAGTTGGCAGCTGTAGTATTcgccttgaagatatggcggcattatttatatggt is part of the Primulina eburnea isolate SZY01 chromosome 1, ASM2296580v1, whole genome shotgun sequence genome and encodes:
- the LOC140803621 gene encoding uncharacterized protein; the encoded protein is MPPKRKAKVHGEQIQQLLSLHTSTQGHGQGRGQIRVESTEGSSYEFFRRMNPPEFVGGADPLVALEWVKSLEAIFDYLKFTDRDRVSCSVFMLVKAARIWWEATKVTVNVRELKWEEFKELFYAKYFSREVKAKKVKEFLELRQDSLSVAEYTLKFEEGCVFVSFIAENDKDKGEHFLRGLKPEIRRDVHMAKKLKRSRN